From the Elusimicrobiota bacterium genome, the window AGAAAAGATAAAAATTTTAATCTCGATTATCTTTCAATATGTTCTCCTAATAATCTTCATGATGCACATATTAGGTTTGCGCTTAGAACCGGTGCAGATGCAATTTGTGAAAAACCACTCGTACTTAATCCATGGAATCTGGATGCCCTCGAATTGCTGGAAAAGGAATTTGGTAAAAAGGTATATACTGTTCTGCAGCTTAGGGTACATCCATCACTAATTGCTTTGAAAGAGAAAATAATCTCAATTAAAAATGAAAAATTAAAAATTAAAAATTCAGAATCTGCCAAAAAGACTCGCC encodes:
- a CDS encoding Gfo/Idh/MocA family oxidoreductase, whose protein sequence is MKNFALTGVAGYIAPRHLKAIKETGNNLIAAMDPHDSVGILDQYFPDSAFFTEFERFDRHIEMLKRKDKNFNLDYLSICSPNNLHDAHIRFALRTGADAICEKPLVLNPWNLDALELLEKEFGKKVYTVLQLRVHPSLIALKEKIISIKNEKLKIKNSESAKKTR